TTTCTTCGGCGTGCTGTCGCTGATCGTGCTGGTCAACCAGCTGGTGACCGGCATCTTCCTGACCATGAACTACAAGCCCTCGGCCGACGACGCTTTTGCCTCGGTCGAATACATCATGCGCGATGTGGAGTGGGGCTGGCTGATTCGCTACATGCACTCCACCGGCGCTTCGGCGTTCTTCGTGGTGGTCTACCTGCACATGTTCCGTGGCCTGATGTACGGCTCGTACAAGGCACCACGCGAACTGGTGTGGGTATTCGGCATGCTGGTCTACCTGATCCTGATGGCCGAGGCCTTTGCCGGCTACCTGCTGCCGTGGGGCCAGATGTCCTACTGGGGTGCGCAGGTGATCATCTCGCTGTTCGGTGCGATTCCGGAAGTGGGCGAGCCGCTGGCGCAGTGGATCCGTGGTGACTTCTACATTTCGGACATCACCCTGAACCGCTTCTTTGCGCTGCATGTGATCGCACTGCCGCTGATCCTGCTGTTGCTGGTGGTGTTCCACCTGGTGGCGCTGCGCCACAACGGTTCGAACAACCCGGACGGCGTCGAGATCAAGAAGCTGAAGGACGAGAACGGCATTCCGAAGGACGGCATCCCGTTCCATCCTTACTACACCTCCAAGGACCTGGTCGGCATCATCGTCTTCCTGATGGCCTGCTCGCTGGTGATCTTCTTCGCACCGGAGATGGGCGGCTACTTCCTGGAGCACGCCAATTTCGAGCCGGCTGACCGCCTGAAGACGCCGGAGCACATCGCGCCGGTCTGGTACTTCACGCCGTTCTACGCGATTCTCCGCGCCGTACCGGACAAGCTGCTGGGTGTCATCGCCATGGGTGCTGCCATCTTCCTGCTGCTGGTCCTGCCGTGGCTGGATACGCACAAGGTCAAGTCGATCCGCTACCGCAGCGTGCTGTACAAGGGCCTGCTGATCCTGTTTGCCATCACGTTCATCGTGCTGGGCTACCTGGGTCTGCAGCCGGCAACGCGTCTCTACTCGGAGTTCGCGCTGCGCATGTCGGAAATCTACTTCCTGTTCTTCTTTGTCTCCTGGGTCTATTCCACGGAGCGCACGCCGGGCTTCTACAAGGGTGCGACGGCGGCGGTACTGGCGATCATCACGCTGGCCGACCTGCCGCGCTGGACGGCCTGCGCTGCAGATGCCGCCAGCTGTTCGGCAACGTCGCTGGAAGGCAACGTGCTGCTGATGCAGTTCTGGCTGATCCCGGCCGTCTATACGGTCGTATTCCTGTTGCTGCCGGCGTTCACGCGCCTGAATGACTCGAAGCCTGTACCGGAAAGGGTGACCACGGAATGAAGACCATGACCAAGCAACTCATCAAGTCCCTGACCCTCCTGGTTGCCGGTTCGATGCTGCTGGGTGCGTCCGTCACTGCCAGCGCGGCCGGTGGCGTCAAGCCGAAGTACCAGGCCAGCGTCGACGTGTCGAATACCGACTCGTTGCGCCGTGGCTCCAAGTACTTCGTGAACTACTGCCTCGGCTGTCACTCGCTGAAGTACGTGCGCTACAACAGCCTGCTGGACGACCTGAACATCTCCGAAGAGCAGCTCTCCGCGCTGATGTTCACCCAGGACAAGTCCACCGAGATGATGACCATCGCGATGCCGGAAGGCGATGCCGAGCGCTGGTTCGGCATTGCGCCGCCGGATCTGTCGCTGACGGCGCGCTCCAAGGGCGCGGACTGGATCTACAGCTACCTCAAGACGTTCTATGTCGAAGAGGGTCGCCCGGCCGGCGTGAACAACCTGACGCTGAAGGGTGCGAGCATGCCGCACGTGCTGGCACCGTTGCAGGGTTACCAGCGTGCGGTGTTCGAGACCGTGACGGATGCCGAAGGCAATCCGCACGAGGAGTTCAAGGGCTTCGAGATGGTTACCGAGGGCAGCCTGTCGGCCGAGGAATACGATGCCGTGGTCAACGACATCACGACCTTCCTCGTCTACGTCAGCGAGCCCGTGCAACTCAAGCGCCAGAGCGTCGGTATCGGCGTGCTGGCCTTCCTGCTCGTCTTCTTCCTTTTTGCGTATTTCCTGAAGCGCGAAATCTGGAAGGACGTGCACTGATCGGATGAGTCCGGCTGCCGGGAGTGCATCCCGGCAGCCGTTCATCCTCTATCGATTTTCCGGAGTAGACTTCCATGGCAGTAATTTCCAATCGCCGTTCCGTGATGACGCTGTTCTCGCATCCGACCGATCCTCACAGTCATCGCGCCCGAATCGTGCTGGCCGAAAAGAACATCACCTACGATGTTGTCAACGTGCAGGATGAAGAACTGCCGGAAGACCTGGTCGACCTGAACCCCTACAACTCCATCCCGACGCTGCTCGATCGCGAACTGGTGCTGTATGACGTGCACACCATCATGGAGTACCTGGATGAGCGGTTCCCGCATCCGCCGCTGATGCCGGTGGACCCGGTCAGCCGCGCGCGTTTCCGCATTGCCATGTATCACATCCAGCGCGACTGGTATTCGCAGGTCGACATCATCGAGGCCGACGCCGACAAGTCTTCGGTCACGAAGGCGAAGAAGGAGCTCAAGGAGTCCCTGCTGGCCAGCGCGGACCTGTTTGCCGCCAAGCCGTACTTCCTGAGCGACGAGTTTTCGCTGGTCGATTGCTCCATCGCGCCGATTCTCTGGCGCCTTCCGCAGTACGGCATCGACCTTCCCTCGCAGGGCAAGGCCATCAAGAAGTATGCCGATGAAATGTTCGCGCGGCCGTCCTTCAAGAACAGCCTGACCGAGATCGAGCAGGAGCTGCGCGCCTGACAGCGCGTCGAATGTCCCGATGGTGTCACGTCGTCCATTCCTGATTCGTGCCATGTACGAATGGCTGGAAGCCTGCAACGAGCTGCCACATTTCCTGGTCGATGCGGGCAAGCCGGGCGTCAACGTCCCGGCCGAGTTCGTGCAGGATGGCAAGATCGTGCTGAATGCCAGTGCCAATGCAGTCAAGAACCTGTACCTGGGTAACGAGGAAATCGCCTTCGAAGCCCGCTTCGGCGGGCAGCCGATGGTGGTCAGCTTTCCGCCGCTGGCGGTGGTTGCGATCTATGGTCGCGAGTCCGGGGAAGGCATGATGTTCGGCCCGGAGGATGACATCGAGGATTCGGCCTTCGAGGAAGATGACGACGGCCTGTCAGAAACCGATATGGAAGTCGTCGAGTCGGATCCGGACAAGGCGCCAGCAGAGTCGAAGGGCGGCAAGAAGAAGGGACCGCCCGACCTCAAGGTCATCAAGTAAATGTCAGAAAGCCGGCTTGCGCCGGCTTTTTTTTGCTCGCTTCCCACGTGTCAGAAAACGTACGGGATCAGCCAGCGGGTCTTGCGACGATACGCCGCAAATTCGGGATAGCGACTCAGCGACCGATCCTTGCGAACCATGTTGGGCACCCAGATGGCGCCGATGAACGTGACGAGCACCAGCATCGGCAGCCAGTGCATGGCCAGCAGGGTGAATCCACCGTAGATCAGCAGCTCGCCGAAGTAGTTCGGATTGCGCGACAGCCCCCACAGACCGTCTGTCAGCAACGTTCCCCTCGCATGCTTGAGGTGCATGTGCTTCTGCATGTCCGCGGCAAAGTGAAAGAAGACCCCGAGCGCATAGATCCCGATGCACATGGCGA
The nucleotide sequence above comes from Gammaproteobacteria bacterium. Encoded proteins:
- a CDS encoding cytochrome bc complex cytochrome b subunit, encoding MSANPDFFDRMSNGWDRFIAWMDERVPLTSFMKSQLTEYYAPKNFNFWYFFGVLSLIVLVNQLVTGIFLTMNYKPSADDAFASVEYIMRDVEWGWLIRYMHSTGASAFFVVVYLHMFRGLMYGSYKAPRELVWVFGMLVYLILMAEAFAGYLLPWGQMSYWGAQVIISLFGAIPEVGEPLAQWIRGDFYISDITLNRFFALHVIALPLILLLLVVFHLVALRHNGSNNPDGVEIKKLKDENGIPKDGIPFHPYYTSKDLVGIIVFLMACSLVIFFAPEMGGYFLEHANFEPADRLKTPEHIAPVWYFTPFYAILRAVPDKLLGVIAMGAAIFLLLVLPWLDTHKVKSIRYRSVLYKGLLILFAITFIVLGYLGLQPATRLYSEFALRMSEIYFLFFFVSWVYSTERTPGFYKGATAAVLAIITLADLPRWTACAADAASCSATSLEGNVLLMQFWLIPAVYTVVFLLLPAFTRLNDSKPVPERVTTE
- a CDS encoding cytochrome c1 — its product is MTKQLIKSLTLLVAGSMLLGASVTASAAGGVKPKYQASVDVSNTDSLRRGSKYFVNYCLGCHSLKYVRYNSLLDDLNISEEQLSALMFTQDKSTEMMTIAMPEGDAERWFGIAPPDLSLTARSKGADWIYSYLKTFYVEEGRPAGVNNLTLKGASMPHVLAPLQGYQRAVFETVTDAEGNPHEEFKGFEMVTEGSLSAEEYDAVVNDITTFLVYVSEPVQLKRQSVGIGVLAFLLVFFLFAYFLKREIWKDVH
- a CDS encoding glutathione S-transferase N-terminal domain-containing protein encodes the protein MAVISNRRSVMTLFSHPTDPHSHRARIVLAEKNITYDVVNVQDEELPEDLVDLNPYNSIPTLLDRELVLYDVHTIMEYLDERFPHPPLMPVDPVSRARFRIAMYHIQRDWYSQVDIIEADADKSSVTKAKKELKESLLASADLFAAKPYFLSDEFSLVDCSIAPILWRLPQYGIDLPSQGKAIKKYADEMFARPSFKNSLTEIEQELRA
- a CDS encoding ClpXP protease specificity-enhancing factor, with product MVSRRPFLIRAMYEWLEACNELPHFLVDAGKPGVNVPAEFVQDGKIVLNASANAVKNLYLGNEEIAFEARFGGQPMVVSFPPLAVVAIYGRESGEGMMFGPEDDIEDSAFEEDDDGLSETDMEVVESDPDKAPAESKGGKKKGPPDLKVIK
- a CDS encoding DUF1295 domain-containing protein; protein product: MKEKHFIDTHKGINFLAILGVMGWYGNWDNTTLWVYLALHGTYGFLWIMKSRWFGDASWERETGIAYGLVIWGGLSLYWITPVWIAHFDVDAPNWYLAMCIGIYALGVFFHFAADMQKHMHLKHARGTLLTDGLWGLSRNPNYFGELLIYGGFTLLAMHWLPMLVLVTFIGAIWVPNMVRKDRSLSRYPEFAAYRRKTRWLIPYVF